In Thiofilum sp., the genomic window AACCTGCAAACCTGTACCGTCGAGCGTGACCAGCTACAAACAAATATCACACAACAAAACCAAGCCAGCCAAGCCCTGCAACAAGAGCGCGATAAATTATTGGCTGATTTGAAAGCTACTCAAGACGACACCGCGCAAAAATGGCAGGCATGGGAAGCGGAACGCAAACAACTAGCAACTGATCTAAAACAAGCTAAAGCTCAATTAGCCGAGATCACTAATGTCAAAACGCAACTTGAGCTTAAAGGTAAACAGTGGGATACCCAACGCCAAGAGCTGCTATCTGACCTTGATCAGTTTAAAAATCAGAGCCAAAACTGGTTGACAGAAAAACAAAGCTTACTCTCTCAAGTGGGGGCAGTGACCGAAGTAGCGACTCAACTCAATGACGCTCAAACGATACAACAACAATTAGAAGATAAGCTCAAACTAGCTAATACGGAGCAACAGCAATTAGCTGAGCAATTAAAACGCGAACTGACTGACTCTGATAAAGATCTGGTCACAGACCCTCATGATAATTGCCCCGACACCCCAGCAGGTACTCGTGTGGATGCCACAGGTTGCGAACTAGATACAGACCAAGATGGTGTAGCAGACAGTAAAGATCAGTGTGCTTTAACGGCTAAAGGTGCAAAAGTTAATGAGAGTGGCTGTGAGCTAGACGACGACAAAGACGGTGTAGCCAATAGCCAAGATGTTTGTCCTGAAACCGCTGCTGGTACTCAAGTCGATGGTTTAGGTTGTGAGATTGACAATGATGGTGATGGAGTACCGGATAGCAAAGATCAATGTTTAGGGACACCAAGCACGCTACAAGTCGCGGCTAATGGCTGTGAACTCGACAATGACAACGATAATGTCGGTAATAGCCAAGACCAATGCCCCGCCACTCCAGCAGGCGTTAAAGTAGATACTCAAGGCTGTGAACTTGATTCGGATAATGACAAAGTTTTTGATAGTAAAGATCAGTGTCCTAATACTACCGCAGGAACCAAAGTAGACGCTCAAGGATGCGAATTAGATACTGACAAAGATGGTGTCGTCGATAGTATCGATATTTGCCCAACGACTGCAACAGGAGTTACGGTCGATGAAAAGGGTTGTGAACTCGACTCTGATCAGGACGGTGTATTAGATAGTGTTGATAGCTGTGCCAATACCCCCGCTAATGCCAAAGTAGATGCTAAAGGTTGCGCACTCGATACTGACAAAGATGGTGTGAATGATGGTCTAGACACTTGTCCTGACACGCCTAGTGGGGCAAAAGTCAATGACAAAGGCTGCGAACTCGACTCGGATAGCGACGGTGTAGTCGACAGTAAAGATACTTGTGCCAACACACCAGCCGGTGCAAAAGTCAATGATAAAGGCTGTGAACTCGATTCTGACAAAGATGGTGTAGTTGATAGCAAAGATACTTGTGCCAACACACCAGCAGGCACGAAGGTCAATGATAAAGGCTGCGAACTCGATTCTGATAGCGACGGCGTAGTTGATAGTAAAGACACTTGTGCTTCTACTCCAGCAGGCGTGAAGGTGGACGATAAAGGCTGCGAGCTGGACACCGACAAAGATGGTGTAGTCGATAGCAAAGACACTTGTGCCGCCACTCCAGCCGGTGCAAAAGTCGATGATAAGGGTTGTGAGCTTGACTCTGACAAAGACGGTATTGTGGATAGCAAAGATACTTGTGCCAACACCCCAGCAGGCGCGAAGGTGGACGACAAAGGCTGCGAACTTGACTCGGATAGCGACGGGGTTGTTGATAGCAAAGACACTTGCGCTGCTACCCCATCAGGGGCAAAAGTCGATGATAAAGGCTGTGAACTCGACTCTGACAAAGATGGTGTGGTGGACAGCAAAGACACTTGCCACAATACCCCAGCCGGTGTGAAAGTTGATGACAAAGGCTGCGAACTCATCCCTGACGCCGATGCTGATGGTGTAGCGGATACCGATGATCTATGCCCTGACACCGCAACAGGGGCTGCGGTCAATCAAGTCGGCTGTGCTAAAAATGCCAATATCAATCTGAAAGGTGTGAACTTTGAAACGGGTTCTAATCGCTTAACGGCTGAATCCTTACCGATCTTAGACGATGCAGCTGAAACGCTACGTAAATACCCAGAGCTGAAACTGGAGGTAGGCGGTCATACGGATGATGTCGGTAATGACGCTCGCAATATGAGCCTCTCGCAAGCGCGTGCTCAAGCGGTGTTAAACTACTTAGTGAGTAAAGGTATTAATGCAGCGAATTTAAGCGCTAAAGGTTATGGTGAAACTCAACCGATTGCGCCCAATACGACCAATGACGGGCGGGCGCAAAATCGGCGGGTAGAATTGAAGATTATGCCTTAATCTCTAGTTCTACAGTCATTTATGCAAAATGGCGGGCTATGAGTCCGCCATTTTTTTATTAGTACTTTTTAAATCAGAAACCTATGAGCCATTATCAAAACCGCACCAAAAAGCGTTTTGGACAACATTTTTTACAAGATACCTACATTATCAATAGCCTAGTGCGTGTGATTTACCCCAAATCTGAGCAGCAGATCATTGAAATTGGTCCGGGTGGGGGGGCGTTGACGTTTCCGCTTTTGGAGCAGGTCGAGCATTTAGAAGTAGTGGAGTTAGATCGAGATGTGATTGCGTGGTGGCAGTCGCAAGCGGATTTAAAAGATAAGCTCACGATTCACGCTCAAGATGCGCTCACGATTGATCTTAAGGCACTGGCTCGTGGTGACAAGATTCGGGTGGTGGGTAATCTGCCCTACAATATTTCTACTCCGCTGATTTTCCATTTATTGGAGCAGGTGGAGGTGATCGAAGATATGCACTTTATGTTGCAAAAAGAAGTCGTGGATCGGCTGGTAGCGGTCGCGGGTGATAAAGATCACGGGCGCATGGCGGTGATGGTGCAGTATTTATGCGAGACTGAGTTTTTATTCGATGTGCCGCCCTCGGCGTTTAATCCTCCCCCTAAAGTCGATTCTGCGGTGGTGCGTCTCACACCGCGTCGGGTGATTAAAGAACCTGTGTACAGTATAAAAAAGCTGTCTGAATTGGTGGCGCTGGCTTTTGCGCAGCGGCGTAAGACTTTGCGGAATAATCTTAAAGGGGTTTTGAGTGATGCAGAATTTGCAGCCTTAGGGATTGATCCGAGTCGACGGGCGGAAACCTTAGAGGTGAGTGATTTTGTGCGTATGACTAATTATGTGGGGAATCACGCCGTGCAGGGAAATGCGGCGGGCTAGTTATTTACTTTAAAGCCCTACTGGGGTAGGATTGCGTCCCTATCTGGAGAGGTGTCCGAGTGGTTTAAGGAGCACGCCTGGAAAGTGTGTATAGGTTAACCCCTATCGAGGGTTCGAATCCCTCTCTCTCCGCCACGTATTCCTATCTGTGATACAGAATATTGAGAACCCGCGCCTTTGCGGGTTTTTTATTTTGTGCCTAGTCGATGTTTCAATTCTGCTAATTCTTGATCACGGCGGTGGTAGCCTGTGGCGTTGATTAGGGCTTCGGCGGATTGGATGTGGTGAGTGATGGTATTAAGACCCCCTTCCCCAGCCCTTCCCCCGCAAGGGGGGCAGGGAGCTTGTCTTACTCCTTCCCCCACTTCGGCATAAGTATCTACACATTTTTATGCATTACCGAACGGAGGGTCTGGGAGAGGGTTTGAATCTCTGCGGGTGAATACGAGTCCAGTAGCTGGACTAACGCCAGAAAAGTTTCTAACCCAGCTAATAAGGCTGGGTAAGTAAAGGTGACCTTAGAACGCATCTGTCGACCACTCAAGCGAATCAACAACTGCCGAAGTTGCTGTACTTCCGGTTGAGGACTCACGGCAATCGCCCAGACGGTGACACAGGCCATACTCGTGACCAAAAGCCGTTTCGCGACGGCTAGTGCAGACTCCTGTTGCCACGCTTCGAGTTG contains:
- a CDS encoding thrombospondin type 3 repeat-containing protein; this encodes MYKLITGVTLITALVSAALHADNQWPNPNALPEEGTAPTVPNAPTLTPPTDLNTTGVLVYPMLSSQEIMTGGMGMGLGVGASANSAMPLSMGTGTDNTVGAMPFPYTIGVPVYPYYGDGSAMPTPPDAAATAAPDTATTPPTAAPSAGDVPMWVPAYPYGFTWPVPDPMNPMPLAPNAMPLMSGQNPANPQPANAGMALSWNDIKDIQQNLSAKAEQIGALQQELKTTQDTLGQLKTQLADSKKEVGDLKGQLATKTQALTELQANVGDKTAELNTILQEKDSALDDLHKVLSERDKEQEELKALVVATEKEITTLKAGLATKEQELSTLQTQISEKEAATTQAVNELKKIKTDLSNTQTALKNAKQSNEYFEQKWQTEKKELTGTIDSLKLQVGTIPEIAAQFSQSKQNSQQLLSNLDSIKSTESQWEAERQALNDTITTLTTQVNTIPEIAAQIAQLNEEKQQLQANFEGLNQQSNAWAKQRTELENTLTQVKAEADKNLQTCTVERDQLQTNITQQNQASQALQQERDKLLADLKATQDDTAQKWQAWEAERKQLATDLKQAKAQLAEITNVKTQLELKGKQWDTQRQELLSDLDQFKNQSQNWLTEKQSLLSQVGAVTEVATQLNDAQTIQQQLEDKLKLANTEQQQLAEQLKRELTDSDKDLVTDPHDNCPDTPAGTRVDATGCELDTDQDGVADSKDQCALTAKGAKVNESGCELDDDKDGVANSQDVCPETAAGTQVDGLGCEIDNDGDGVPDSKDQCLGTPSTLQVAANGCELDNDNDNVGNSQDQCPATPAGVKVDTQGCELDSDNDKVFDSKDQCPNTTAGTKVDAQGCELDTDKDGVVDSIDICPTTATGVTVDEKGCELDSDQDGVLDSVDSCANTPANAKVDAKGCALDTDKDGVNDGLDTCPDTPSGAKVNDKGCELDSDSDGVVDSKDTCANTPAGAKVNDKGCELDSDKDGVVDSKDTCANTPAGTKVNDKGCELDSDSDGVVDSKDTCASTPAGVKVDDKGCELDTDKDGVVDSKDTCAATPAGAKVDDKGCELDSDKDGIVDSKDTCANTPAGAKVDDKGCELDSDSDGVVDSKDTCAATPSGAKVDDKGCELDSDKDGVVDSKDTCHNTPAGVKVDDKGCELIPDADADGVADTDDLCPDTATGAAVNQVGCAKNANINLKGVNFETGSNRLTAESLPILDDAAETLRKYPELKLEVGGHTDDVGNDARNMSLSQARAQAVLNYLVSKGINAANLSAKGYGETQPIAPNTTNDGRAQNRRVELKIMP
- the rsmA gene encoding 16S rRNA (adenine(1518)-N(6)/adenine(1519)-N(6))-dimethyltransferase RsmA, producing MSHYQNRTKKRFGQHFLQDTYIINSLVRVIYPKSEQQIIEIGPGGGALTFPLLEQVEHLEVVELDRDVIAWWQSQADLKDKLTIHAQDALTIDLKALARGDKIRVVGNLPYNISTPLIFHLLEQVEVIEDMHFMLQKEVVDRLVAVAGDKDHGRMAVMVQYLCETEFLFDVPPSAFNPPPKVDSAVVRLTPRRVIKEPVYSIKKLSELVALAFAQRRKTLRNNLKGVLSDAEFAALGIDPSRRAETLEVSDFVRMTNYVGNHAVQGNAAG